The Rhipicephalus sanguineus isolate Rsan-2018 chromosome 4, BIME_Rsan_1.4, whole genome shotgun sequence DNA window TTGCGTTGTTTGGCAAACGTGTCCGAGAGGTGGGCACTGGGTATTTTATGCACCAGCCCTGGCACATAGCCGTTGCAGGAGGGCGTTAGTCGGTGTCTGATATCCTGATTACGTAGTCTCCTGTAAAAATTACTAGAAAAGTCAATGTTGCTACATAGGTTCAGTGATAGcggaaatgagagagagagacatttattttgaaagaaaagtgAACACTTTCGTCCTGAGTCAAAGTTTCGACCTGCTATAACTAAGGGGAAATCTTATTGGCGTAAAAGGACAGAGTAGGTGTGAAGCCTGAGTATGAGGGTGATGGACGAAGGGGAGGAATTTCGTGCGCAGTGTTCTACATGGGCTCCTCAGGCCAGCCTTCTTGCCTTTCCTGAGGACAAAATCCGTCTCTCAAAAGCAACAGGTCTGAACGCACAGTGTTCTTCTGTTTCTCGCCTCTGGAATATTTCTCCGCGAACATCCGTTGTTCATAGTTATGAATTATCTGTTTGTGTTACACCCCGTGTACGCAGATGTACGCCCCGGGCTTGTACATAGTCCAGTCGATGCCCGCCCTACGGAATGCCACAGCGTTTCCAGTCCAGGATCTCGTCTCTTGCGTAATGACGGCTGGCAACGCGCGGTGCCCCGATTACAACTGCAGCACCAGGTACGACCTGTACGTTAGCTTTGCGAAAACTTGTGCCGAGGGACGCGACAAGGTAATAGTTAATTGTGCTTCACTGGTAAATTAAATTTCAGTAATATCAGCGACTTCACCGTCCTATACCACGGTGGTGCAGTAATGGCAATCCCGAAAAGACACAGAAGTGGAAGTCATGGGTGTCGACATGAACTTGATAAGGCCCCTCTCTATTATAGAACCTCATGACGAGATGAATTTTGAATATGCATTTTAGGGATAAGTTATAAGTTCACCTACAAACAAGGATTACGCTTAAAAGAACTGATGACATGATGCAGTGAGTTCTAGCAATATATTTTGAATGATGACACAGCGAATAATAAAAACTGtcgggcttttacgtcccaaaaccacggtgtaATTAGGAGAGATatcgtattggagggctccggaaatttcgaccacctgggcctccataacgtgcacctaagacTAAACACACAggagcattttgcctccatcgaaatgcggccgcagcggctgggattcgatcccatgaccttcgggtcagcagtcgagcaccatagccaccagGTCACCGCGGTCGGCTCTTgaacgaaaaagaaagggagGGGGATAGGTAGaaacacacacaaccacacaaacGCGGGAGTGTCATGGTCGTTCAACAAGGTTAAAACAAGCTTTAAAGATAAAACGATAAGCCCTGTGATCAGCGCGTGCACAGTGCTTCGTCGCTTTCTGTTGATAGAGGTACTGTTCTCGTGCACAGAACACTCGATTTGGTTGACGCTCAGGATGCGCAGTATCCTTTACGTAACCGACTATTTGATTAGGTCCTAACTCTGTCACCCGCTGATATATCCCGCCTGTCCTCGAGACGAAGAACAGAGCAATGTTTTGAAAGCAGAGCTTGTGGACTCGAATTGTTTTCACCAATGGGGCACCTAACTGCGCCGGTAAAAAGATAAGTACTGCAATACTTCCTTGAAGCATAAAAGCCGCCTTAAACTAAGTGTTAAGGTAATTAGCATTAGTAATTACTTCTCGTTAAGCAGATATGTGATTCATAATTCTGATTTCATGCAGCTTAGAGCGGCGTATGCGCTATATCATCTCTGCACAAAGACGGAGATGCATCGTTTAGCATATGAAATTAGGAAACtgttccgtttttttttatgcaccaTGCTACGTTTTAACTGCCGAAGGATAGATGTAATAATTACACGTTTCGCATCGCAGCctttttcaaaatatttttcttgtccTCACATGAATATCGCAGGATTGAGAACACGTACTACAGGATGCCATCGCAGCTGTGTTTCACATTCGACGTGAATGCAATACCACGAGAGGAACACCCTTTCCGGGAGTGTCCTAATCAGTGGGACTGGGGTGAGTGCTCTTCACTGTACATTGGCTGCCAGCCCCGCCAATCTGCATAGCCACCTACCATTATTCGAAGTCCGCTCCTTCATTGGCTCCGTGCTCACCCGATATCGCAGTGTGCCGAGAACCAGTATTATTGAGCTCTTGCCTCTGAGATCAGCCAGAGCGCGTATATACCTCATATCTCGCTGTTCATGCGCAAACATTCAATCCGAAAGCCGTGGTGGACTTCCTTTACTCCGCTTCATTGACTCCGCATAGTGCATGCAATTTCTGTGGCGTGGTGCAGGGAAAGCTGTGAGTCGCGTTAGCAAACCGGTAATCGAGAAGAGGTTCCTCGTTCCCCACCTTTCATAGCACTTCCCGTGACGTCGCCTAAATAAATGTGTCACAAAAGAATTAATTGCATACAGCGAACGACCTCTGCACAGCATGCAGCCTGCTGTCGTTACTGAGCTGTTGATACAGGTGTTAGCCTACACTGCACTGCGCGATTTAGACACGTATGAAGTTGCGATGCTGGAGCAGTAAAGCGCTGTAACGAGGGGTGAAGCGCGGCAAGCTGTCAAGCCATGTTTGTCGCTGCGAGTCCTGGTTGCGTGACGTAGTTCTTGTCAGCATTTTGCACTAAGAAATTTTGCTCGCTTGTTACAAAAGCACAGGGATGACTAATACTAAGCAACCTGCCGCAGTAACGCCCGGATATTAACATCAGCTACTGATGGGTAATTGCGTACCTCTTATATAACAAGCATTTCTCCCGCATGTACATTTCTTTGCATCATTCGCCAGGTTCCGATTCTGATAATTCAATTAGTTCTTTTCTTGAAACCTTGGTTTTTTGTGC harbors:
- the LOC125758230 gene encoding uncharacterized protein LOC125758230, with the protein product MMYAPGLYIVQSMPALRNATAFPVQDLVSCVMTAGNARCPDYNCSTRIENTYYRMPSQLCFTFDVNAIPREEHPFRECPNQWDWELELRYKFSQRDTMLLLPKWVYPLFVHQTGLSPPDQLSAVQLLPGKVIQVSVKQARKMYTFTEF